Genomic window (Staphylococcus debuckii):
TATCTGCCGGCATCAGCGGAACATACCAAGCAGCTACCCAAGCTGGTGAAATGGTTGAAGGCATCAATGTACATACTTTCGACTCTAAATTATCAGGTATGATTTTAGGCGGTTATGTTATTTACGCTGCTGAACGTGTAGAGGCAGGCTTGACTGCAGAAGAAGTAATGAAAGAATTATTAGAGATGCGCGAATATACTGGTGCTCTAGTGGTTGTAGATGACTTGAAAAATCTACAAAAAAGCGGCCGTATTACAGGTGCGCAAGCTTTTATCGGTTCGCTGCTGAAAATGAAACCTGTGTTAGAATTTGTGGATGGCAAAATCTTGCCATTAGATAAAGTACGTACGAAAAAACGTGCGATTAAAACGATAGAACAAGGTGTTTTAGATAGAGTAAAAGACTATGACAACGTCACTTTATATGTAGTGAATGGTGATGCCAAAGAAGACGGTCTTAAATTATTCAAGCATTTAAAAGAAAATTATCCAGACTATGTCATCAATTATTCAGAATTCACGCCAGTTATCGCAACACATTTAGGTGTCGGCAGTGTCGCATTAGGATTTACAAACAAACATATTGCAACATTAGCAAATTCACCAGAAGAAGAATAATTTTTCCTCATAGGGCAGGGGTTGGGACATAATGATGTCCGGTTCCCTGTCTTTTTTCATCTCAAGAAATTACTGACAAAAGGAATGATTGAAATTAAGCACTACGGCAAATTAATACGCAACAAAGAAGATTTATCAGATGAAACCATCAGAACAGTGCAAAAAGGCGTGATCAAAAACAAGCAAGGCAGATGGCAGTGTATCCAATGCGAAAGTTCTGAACGCGCAGACTATTATACGTATTACTCAGAACCGCTGCACACAGAAATCACTTATTGCAGACACTGCTTACAATTAGGCCGTATGGATACGCACAATGATGTTTATATAACCGACACCCATCAAGAAATAAGCAAAGCTGAGTATCACCTAGATTTCCAATTATCAGAACAGCAGACTTACGCTTCGGAAAATGTGATACGCGCCATTCAAATACATGAAAAATTGCTGCTCTATGCTGTCACAGGAGCAGGAAAGACCGAGATGATGTTTGCAGGCATCCAATATGCAAGACAACAGGGATACAATGTAGCCGTAATTTCGCCGCGTGTAGATGTGGTAGTTGAAATCAGTGCACGAATTGCAGAAGCCTTCTCTGCTGAAAAAATTGACGTACTCTATCAAGGACAATCACAACAGTACAATGGTCACTTCGTAGTTGCGACCGTACATCAACTCTACCGCTTCAAACACCACTTTGATGTCATCTTTATCGATGAAGTTGACGCATTCCCGCTTTCCATGGATCCGTTGCTGATGCAGACGATTAACAGCGCATCAGTTTCTACTGCAAGTCATATTTATATGACCGCGACTCCCTCTAGAAAATTACGCTCCCAATTCAAACCAGCCAACATTATTACTCTTCCAGCACGTTATCATCGACGTTCGCTTCCCGTACCAACTTATCGCTATTTGAAATTCAAACCTTCACAACTGCAACCCCAGTTACTCCGACTCTTTCAACAGCAAATCAACAACCAACGCTATACCCTCGTATTTTTCAACCACATAGAAGCAATGAAAGCAGCCTTTGAAATCTATGCTGAGCATATCCCAGATCTCATCTACGTACACAGTGAAGATGCCTTGCGCTTTGATAAAGTCACAGCTTTAAGAGAAGGCAGACATCCTATTGTCTTCACTACCACTATCCTCGAACGCGGCTTCACAATGCCTCGTCTCGATGTCATAGTACTAGAGAGCCAAACCTATTCGACAGCTGCCCTCGTCCAAATCGCCGGACGCGTCGGCAGAAAGCTGCAAGATACCAGCGGACTCGTCCTCTATCTGCACAATGGTGTATCCCTCAGCATGCTGCGTGCCAAAGCACAAATCAAACAAATGAACACTATCGGACTTCAAAAGGGGTGGTTAGATGCCTAAATGCTGCCAATGCCTGCAAAAATTCACCGACCCACTCACTGCAGACAACTTTTACCGCAAACCAGAAATACTCTGCGAAACCTGTCGAGAAGCATGGCAACAAAGTCTTATTTCCCGGGAAAAGAAAGCTTTGGAAAGTGTTGGACGCTGTACGAGATGCCTCAAACCTTTAGCAGAGAATGAAACAGAATGTTTAGATTGTAAATTTCTAGCGCAACGCTTTACTTTAATCAACCAATTGTATTGCAACTATCAATATCAAGGAACAGTACGGGATGTTATTCATCAGTATAAAATAGCGGGAGATACTGCACTATGTGAAGTTATTGCTGAACAAATCAGCTTGCCGAAGAAGAAATATGATTATATTGTACCGATTCCTTCACCGTTAGAAAGAGATGTGAAGCGCACTTTTAATCCAGTCGAGCAAGTGTTAAAAGCGAAAAAGATAGCGTACATGCCGTTATTAAATACGCAAATACGACCAAAGCAATCTAGCTTAGGGAAAAGAGAACGTGCGCTAGCTGAAAATCCCTTTTGTTTCTCAGCAATGGCACAATCTTTAAATCTTGAAAATAAGGCGATATTACTCGTAGATGATATTTATACAACAGGGTTGACTGTCCATCATGCAGCGGAAATATTACTTGTCAGAAAAATAGGAAAAGTCGATGTATTTACTTTTGCTAGGTAGTATAAACATGTTATTATAATAGTGAGCATTACCAATCACATATATAGAGGTTAAAGGAGTCGATTACTATGATTAGATTTGAAATTCATGGAGACAACCTCACTATTACAGACGCAATACGTAATTACATTGAGGACAAAGTTGGTAAACTTGAACGTTACTTCACTAATGTGCCGAATGTGAATGCACACGTAAAAGTGAAAACTTATGCAAATTCTAGCACAAAAATTGAAGTTACAATTCCGCTTAAAGACGTTACACTTCGTGCAGAAGAAAGAAACGATGATTTATATGCAGGAATTGACTTAATTACTAACAAATTAGAACGCCAAGTTCGTAAATACAAAACACGTGTTAATCGTAAAAAACGTAAAGACAGCGAACAAGAGCCGTTCCCAGCTACACCGGAAACACCTCCGGAAGCAGCTGATCATGATAAAGATGATGAAATCGAAATCATCCGTTCTAAACAATTCAGCTTAAAACCAATGGATTCTGAAGAAGCAGTACTGCAAATGGACTTGCTTGGTCATGACTTCTTCATTTTCACTGATCGAGAAACAGATGGTACAAGTATCGTCTACCGTCGTAAAGATGGAAAATACGGTTTGATCGAAACATTAGAAAACTAATATTTGATAATTAAAAGTGCTCTTGCGGCAATCAATGTCGCAAGAGTTTATTTTTTTCCAAGACGGCCTATTAAGATTTGATTAATTAAATAGCAATTGATTGATTTACAGGTTATGTCCGTGTCAAAATAAGAGGGATGTATTAAGTACACAATTAAAGAAACTACGGTATTAAAGAAAAAAATAAAACTGTAAGACGCACATCTGGATAAAGACAACAAGACAGTATATAAACAGGATCCTATGAGTTTTTAAGTATAAATCAAACCATATAAATGGTAAGATAAATTGTTGTAAGCCAAACAGTTTTTATACCAAAGGAGCGAACAGAATGGGTTTTTTAACAAAAATTGTTGACGGCAATAAGAGAGAAATTAAACGCCTAAGTAAGCAAGCTGACAAAGTACTCGCTTTAGAAGAAGAAATGTCGATTCTTACTGATGAAGAAATCAGAAATAAAACCAAAGCATTTCAAGAAAGATTACAAGCAGAAGAAGATGTACAAAAGCAAAATAAAATTTTAGACGAAATTTTACCAGAGGCCTTTGCACTCGTACGTGAAGGGGCTAAACGCGTGTTCAACATGACGCCATATCCAGTA
Coding sequences:
- a CDS encoding DEAD/DEAH box helicase family protein — encoded protein: MIEIKHYGKLIRNKEDLSDETIRTVQKGVIKNKQGRWQCIQCESSERADYYTYYSEPLHTEITYCRHCLQLGRMDTHNDVYITDTHQEISKAEYHLDFQLSEQQTYASENVIRAIQIHEKLLLYAVTGAGKTEMMFAGIQYARQQGYNVAVISPRVDVVVEISARIAEAFSAEKIDVLYQGQSQQYNGHFVVATVHQLYRFKHHFDVIFIDEVDAFPLSMDPLLMQTINSASVSTASHIYMTATPSRKLRSQFKPANIITLPARYHRRSLPVPTYRYLKFKPSQLQPQLLRLFQQQINNQRYTLVFFNHIEAMKAAFEIYAEHIPDLIYVHSEDALRFDKVTALREGRHPIVFTTTILERGFTMPRLDVIVLESQTYSTAALVQIAGRVGRKLQDTSGLVLYLHNGVSLSMLRAKAQIKQMNTIGLQKGWLDA
- the fakB1 gene encoding fatty acid kinase binding subunit FakB1 — protein: MKIAVMTDSTTSLPQRLIDKYNISVVSLSVTFANGDNYIEGKELNASELYRRMKSEKTLPTTSQPAIGNVIQEYERLRDAGYTDVVGLFLSAGISGTYQAATQAGEMVEGINVHTFDSKLSGMILGGYVIYAAERVEAGLTAEEVMKELLEMREYTGALVVVDDLKNLQKSGRITGAQAFIGSLLKMKPVLEFVDGKILPLDKVRTKKRAIKTIEQGVLDRVKDYDNVTLYVVNGDAKEDGLKLFKHLKENYPDYVINYSEFTPVIATHLGVGSVALGFTNKHIATLANSPEEE
- the hpf gene encoding ribosome hibernation-promoting factor, HPF/YfiA family; translation: MIRFEIHGDNLTITDAIRNYIEDKVGKLERYFTNVPNVNAHVKVKTYANSSTKIEVTIPLKDVTLRAEERNDDLYAGIDLITNKLERQVRKYKTRVNRKKRKDSEQEPFPATPETPPEAADHDKDDEIEIIRSKQFSLKPMDSEEAVLQMDLLGHDFFIFTDRETDGTSIVYRRKDGKYGLIETLEN
- a CDS encoding ComF family protein, which translates into the protein MPKCCQCLQKFTDPLTADNFYRKPEILCETCREAWQQSLISREKKALESVGRCTRCLKPLAENETECLDCKFLAQRFTLINQLYCNYQYQGTVRDVIHQYKIAGDTALCEVIAEQISLPKKKYDYIVPIPSPLERDVKRTFNPVEQVLKAKKIAYMPLLNTQIRPKQSSLGKRERALAENPFCFSAMAQSLNLENKAILLVDDIYTTGLTVHHAAEILLVRKIGKVDVFTFAR